The DNA window ataacTAGGAAAATGATTTGCACAAtgcagtacatttttgttttgcatttgtgaTGTACAAGTAATCACTACCTGGATTGTATCCATTACTATCACTTGTTTTACTATAACATGTTTTTGAAGTAGatttaaaatgcagtaaaaaaggaaataatatagATACACAATATAAACAGAAACTAGTTAACACTAACAAATTTAAAAGCATGCTATCAAAGCACCTGACATCACATGTTTTAGAGTACAGTAACATGACAGCTGTAACTAAAACTCTGTATGTCCTATCCATGGGATCTAACATAACATATTTCTGTGcttgttataaaaataaagactatAATGGTCATAAGAGCCATTAAGGAATGGGGCTAAACATTCTTAAtatgctatttttaaaaataaagtcacaATTTTATCTGCAATCACAAGATCATATAAACCAGTTTTAGGAAAGGTAAAGAGGCTACCTCAGTTAAAATATTCACTTCCTGTTGTTGTTTCTGGCCTCCAAATTTTCTCAAATGCTGACCTGGGACAAGCATGTCACCAGTGAAACTAGCAGAATGACTAATCTCCATATTTGTTCTAGGACATTTACTCAAATCAATGTGTTTGACATCAACATCagttatatttcatattttactaCTTTTAGTATTTTACCATGTTATCATGTCTTACCATGTGGTTTAAAAGGGTTtgcaaaggaaaggaaagtatATAGCATAGTTTAACACATATAATATGAGTAGTTAACAAATATGGTGTAATATACTGTAATTAGTTGTAAAGAGAGTTGTGCAgatattcttcacaaaaaaatgaagacaaattgtTAGTGGCAGTAATATGAGCAGAAAACTTAGAATGAATTGAATTTTGATATTAATTACATTACAATAGAAGGCATAACTTCTGATCCTAACTTTCTATAACGTTACTGAATTTTGCACTCATCTCATCTaggctaaaaaaacattcttctccCTAAGTTTTTAAATATCACACTATGGGTCTCTGCTAGTTTTGTATTATGAGAATGGAAAAGGTTGTCCTCTCCAGtcaatattataacattttactgTTAACTGTTTGCTCACAAAACACAGCCTTATACTTCTGCAAGTGCTTAGATTGATAGTGGgtattttacaggttttttatgtaaagttctAAAGGTAACATTACTCTGtaatcaatatgttttttttttcactttacacaatGGAAAGGTCTAATTGTGAGTTTTATTCTCACCTTCTATTATTTCTGAATATACTGTGaagacaataaaacacaaaaaagaataatgaaagcCTTACCCCAAGAGCGTCATTTTACAGTCTGGTGACATTAATACATCACAGATGATCTTCATTGCCTTTAAATCCAGGTTATTTTCAccaagccttttaaaaaaaaaggaaacaaactgGTTTATATGGAAATAAACTGTTgagacaacacttttttttacactgaacagACACGGTGTCTAGGTCCTGCCACATTCACTTCCAGCACTTTTCATTTTACCTTAGAATAAGATTTTAGAAACTGTACTTTATGTTTAGATCACTAACTATCTGACTTTGGCCAATTCCAATTGTATACAGAAAAACTAACCTAACCGGTGTCTCTGCTCCTATACTAATCTGCTAATGACATCCTCACCCATAACTTCTTCTCAAACACAGCTCCAAAATCGCAATCTCATACCTGTGTCAAACAGGGACAAATACAGGTGATACAGGTGAAGAGATGGGTCAAACAGTTGGCATGTTTAAGTGGACGGGGCATGTGCGAATGTGGCTAAAGCATAACACATAATTGCGAGTAATAAAActatacacatgtatatatattacttataatcCCATTGATGGTGAGCAGTGaactgatttaaactaaaaagcTGGTAACTTTTAATTTCATGCAAGGTTAGGTTTATAACATCAAAAGTTAAAGCATCCTATATGCTTAAGTTTCCAAAACCTCATGGGCTATGTTCAAATCCAGAATGGGAACAGGGATTTCCGTGCAGCTCCTGTTGGCTGCTTACCTTTGCACTGCTGTTGCTGAATATTGGGTCAGTTTCTAAGCCATGCATAAAGCCTATGTTTTAAACAGTCTTGCTCCtatcaacaattttttaaatcatagagatttatatatatagatatatggtaaaagatatttttattgcaccaataaataaatgggaataaaAAGTAAGGGAAAAGGGGAAGGCTTTTTTTGCAATTGCTTCAGTGAcaacaaaacataattacatattattacatatacatttggCATTTGTGTTAGATGTGCTAACAGAACATCACGTGGGAACACTTCAATGACAGATCATAGTCATAGTCAAGGTTGGCGACCACGGATCTATGCAGCCAGGACAATTGAAGGGGTGCCAGAACATTCTGATAACTCCAGGAAACTGGTACTATTCTGCAAATAACCAGAATAGTTGGGAGATAAGCAGTAAGCATGCTCTTAGCTTAAACATATTTGAACAAGGCATAATAACCCACTTCTTCAAACTCACCAGCCCATCTTAGAACCTGAAGTTGGACCACTACAAGACAATGTTTGCACAATGGATTTTTTTAGAAGGTTACTTTTATCAATAACATTAGATATTAATCACAGTATTAACCAACAAAACCAGATATATAAGTCATAAATGTGGCTACCCTAACCTATAAGGATatagttatgttttattattacagtccATGGTGTAAGTGGATTTATTACACCTAACCTTTACTGATCAAGCAGTGGGCAACAGAAGGGATGCATGTCAGCCATATGTTTGCTGTATGAAAAAACTAAATGAGTCTAAATGTCGGAATTTAATGGACAGTGTAGATACACTGAAGTTTTAGGACACTTGAAATGCCAAGATAACAACAGGAAAGTAAAAGGGGAGGTGCAAACTTTGTCCATGGGATAATCTACCAGGCAGAATCCAGGTAGAATACCGGTATAATTTGCACTTTATGTACATGCCTGGTTTTCTCCAATGTTTTATTGGTGAGAATGTTGTGCCGAAGGTTTATACCAAAATGCAGACATTTAGTACATGTCCAAACAAGGATAGTGTAGATAGTTCAAAGGTAAACTAGGTCAGCAATGGAGAGACAGATAAATCCAGTACCAAAGAACAAGACAGGAAGTGTTGTCAGTTAGTTAAGGCAAATGTCAGACAAAAGATAGCAAGATACGAGAAGAAAAGACAGGGAGCAAGGCCAGCAAGGTAAAAGGCAGAAAGAAGGTTGGATAGGCCATTTTAGGGAAGAGGGAACAGGTTGCTGTAAGCTTGTGAATAGAGATTATCCAGCAAGAAGGGCTTGCTTGAGCACTCTTTTAAGCACTGCACACCACATACGCCATATGAATTAGCATGTGTATTTTAATGCGCACTGGAATACCCAGAACACACATACTCTTGTACATATGCATACACCATATAAGTGGGCATACACATACAGCCACGAGCATTGCCGAGCAGCCAACTGGACCTGGCAGGGGAATCTTCTGCCATTCTGTCAAATGTTCTTAAGTGAACCTACTTTGTATTTTAGTGTTCatatttgtacatgttttttttattttttttgttaaaaatctaatctatagtatttgctgaactGCTATTTTAATCAAGGCATTCAGCATTCAGTTGATTCAGATAGCTTAATGATTATATACATACCCAAATTTTGTCTGCAAATCTCCTTTTTTTGATTGAGCTACCTTTTAAATGCTATGTCCACTtatatgccatttttttaatttcccattaCAGTAGTGTGATCAGCCAAATACACTATTCCATGCAAATTTTTgtacaaagaaaacatacatatataaatgtgccTACTAACCATAAATTTTTACATCGATAAAGGTATGGCTGCAGTTTCTCCAAATAGTGGGCAGTCACATGCGTAGCAGTCAAGTCAAGTTCAGCAATTTCCATATGGACGAGGTCTAGAAAATATGCCAATACATCATAGTCGATGGGGGAGAACACGTTATCACTAATATTAAGACGTAGAACAGATGGCATTATCCTACTGGCCAGGTCAGTGTTCTGTTGTTCAAATAAACAATGAAGCAAGTTCAGGATATATCCCCCATTTTCACAGTTCTCAATAATTGACTTAATCAGCCATGATGTATACATTTCATACTTCTCGTTTGCTTGAAGGGTCAGATGTTTCTGCAGTAATGTTTGGTTTCTTAATGATAGCAATCCAGAAACAAACCTTAGAAATAAATCCAAATATCCAGTAGCAATATTAAGCCGTTTCTGAACATCCAAATCCATGATGTCATCTGAGGGTTTTtctacataaacataataaaaagctgcaaaaaattcCTGGATGGTGAAATGTGTAAAGGAcagtacattttcaatatatCCTAACTCTGGTACACATGTCTTATCCAGAAAACTGTTTACAATGTCACTTGGGAGTGtattaaacatttcaaaatctgTCTCATAAAATAAGGTTTCGTGCTTTAAAAGAGAGTTGTATGCAATTTGTCCCAAACCAAAAAGCCCTTTCAGTGCCAATCCATCTTTTGTGAAGAAAGCTTGATGTGAATGATATCTTAGTAAGACTATAAGGTAGTGACAGTAGATATCTGTCATTGTTTTTGGCCTTTCAATATGAAGATTAGAACATCCTCTCATAACACTGCAGACAATCCAGCAAAAAGCTGGGATATAAcacaaagtaaacagaaaatggTTCTCCTTAACCACTACAAATTGTTCACTTCCCACTTTCTTGTCTTCAAAAAATTTTTGAAAGTAATCTTCAATTTCAGTAACAGAGAATCCCGTAATTATCACAAAGCGATCAATACAATCAACAGGAATATGGTTAATGACTGTTGGCCTGCTAGTAAGCAGAATACTGGCATCAGGAAGGAGTTCTCCCTTAATTAGGCTTCCAACTATCCAAGGTAGCTCTGCTTGTTCATCTGGATCAAATACATATTTGTCTAATTCTAGCTGGTTAGAAAATTTAAACTCATCAAGTCCATCCAAGATCACAAGTAACTTATCActatttctgaaaatattatCCAACAAGTGTGACAAATGTCCATGTTTTTTAAGTATAATTTCCCTCAATGTTATTGGTTTGTTTATTAAATTGAGATCCTTGAAAGTAAAATTTAATACAAAGTCAAAATTTTGATATGATGCTCCATTAGAGAAGTCAAAAACCAGTTTTTGAACGAAAACGGTTTTTCCGATCCCAGCAACACCACTGACAAGGATTTTTCTAGGCAATCTCCTATCACTTAGCTTTTCAAACAGGTGACTCAGATTTagcttattttcctttttgttctggAGGTCTATACGTTGTTGACCAAATGTCAGCAATTCATTTTTCTTGATTTCCAGGCTGTAGTGTCCATTGACAAGAAGGAGATTAACAAAATATTCAGAAAAGGTCAATTTCTCCCCAAGTCTACAgttgtatgttttaatgcagtCACTCCTCCGCAGAAGAACATCTCTGTGCTTTTGTATACTCTttgaatattctaaaaaaaaagagaaacaggaCAACTAATAAGAATGTGTTACAATTTAGGGTGAACCTTTTTTTGGTCATCTAGGGTTTGTCACATTAGAGAGCGAAAAAATTACTACGACCATCTCTGGAAGCCACAGATATTTCACTGAGTTATAGGTCATTATTAGTGGCAGGTATGTATAGAATAATAGATGAATATTGTGCTGGGAAGCTAAGCGAGTCTTTTCTGTGCCCTGGATAAGCAAAGTAAAGGTAACTTTAAAGACTTATACCATAATCACTTACAAACAAATAATCGGAGGCAGACAGCATGGCTTACACAGAATAGGAGCAGAAATGTacaaagggaaaatatatatgGCAAAAGAGTGCAAGGAGAAGAATATTTGCATGTTGACTGTTATGGTAGTAGTTTGACAACTGTATGGTATTCCTGTTacttttaataaacatacaaCAGCTGTCAGTCTTCTCATCCCTTTTCTGATTAGTCCTGCTCTAAGCATTTTCCAGTGACTATTGACTTCAGTTATTAAACCAAGAATTAGAATGAGGAATTTtggacaattttaatttttttattttttttatactgaaatgctttaacaaatgtttaaataatgtttaaaaaattataaatacaataaaaaaattaaaaaaaaaacagagcactTACCAAGAACTGATACTAACTTCTTAGTATTATTAACTTCTAACATCTGAGTTAGGAAGAACATTTTGGCTGGGGTCTAGAAGTCCAATATCTTTGCAGTTTTGccccttaggctaggtacacacgtgcaatggttttcGTCGGATAATCAGCTCAGAGCCAATATCCgatgaaaatctggcgtgtgtacagcacccgtcatccatcgtccgaacgactgtcctggcaggtccacggatgatggacgacgaacaatcctaatggaagtgaagggggagagtgcacagcagggtgctgttctgtcgttctccccttgCCCTCctaatagagcagaacggtgctgaatgtacagcactcattcatgcatcgagcagtctttagtcgttggaaaggattgtgaaagattctttccaacgacaattattgcacgtgtgtatgcagccttagacatCTATTGGGCACCATGGTGACTGTCATGTCATTTACACCCTGCACTTACAATATCTCCTAAATCCTCATTGTTTTGGGTTGAGTAGCATTGGGTGCC is part of the Pyxicephalus adspersus chromosome 3, UCB_Pads_2.0, whole genome shotgun sequence genome and encodes:
- the LOC140326759 gene encoding NACHT, LRR and PYD domains-containing protein 3-like isoform X3, which translates into the protein MGEKVLDCAEDSVLLSWHRTREPSLLFLQTYRVQLVEELEEYIDLILDQARQKNLLTKDDFEEVTYAAGPRKQVRRLLDLIDCLGEDNASVFCEIFVQIKNSKRCIVSENQYSKSIQKHRDVLLRRSDCIKTYNCRLGEKLTFSEYFVNLLLVNGHYSLEIKKNELLTFGQQRIDLQNKKENKLNLSHLFEKLSDRRLPRKILVSGVAGIGKTVFVQKLVFDFSNGASYQNFDFVLNFTFKDLNLINKPITLREIILKKHGHLSHLLDNIFRNSDKLLVILDGLDEFKFSNQLELDKYVFDPDEQAELPWIVGSLIKGELLPDASILLTSRPTVINHIPVDCIDRFVIITGFSVTEIEDYFQKFFEDKKVGSEQFVVVKENHFLFTLCYIPAFCWIVCSVMRGCSNLHIERPKTMTDIYCHYLIVLLRYHSHQAFFTKDGLALKGLFGLGQIAYNSLLKHETLFYETDFEMFNTLPSDIVNSFLDKTCVPELGYIENVLSFTHFTIQEFFAAFYYVYVEKPSDDIMDLDVQKRLNIATGYLDLFLRFVSGLLSLRNQTLLQKHLTLQANEKYEMYTSWLIKSIIENCENGGYILNLLHCLFEQQNTDLASRIMPSVLRLNISDNVFSPIDYDVLAYFLDLVHMEIAELDLTATHVTAHYLEKLQPYLYRCKNLWLGENNLDLKAMKIICDVLMSPDCKMTLLGLGWTQIEDEEFLELYKCLPHNHSLTGLWLEGNNISMKAIEQFSDISSVNSNLEHVVL
- the LOC140326759 gene encoding NACHT, LRR and PYD domains-containing protein 3-like isoform X2 yields the protein MGEKVLDCAEDSVLLSWHRTREPSLLFLQTYRVQLVEELEEYIDLILDQARQKNLLTKDDFEEVTYAAGPRKQVRRLLDLIDCLGEDNASVFCEIFVQIKNSKRCIVSENQYSKSIQKHRDVLLRRSDCIKTYNCRLGEKLTFSEYFVNLLLVNGHYSLEIKKNELLTFGQQRIDLQNKKENKLNLSHLFEKLSDRRLPRKILVSGVAGIGKTVFVQKLVFDFSNGASYQNFDFVLNFTFKDLNLINKPITLREIILKKHGHLSHLLDNIFRNSDKLLVILDGLDEFKFSNQLELDKYVFDPDEQAELPWIVGSLIKGELLPDASILLTSRPTVINHIPVDCIDRFVIITGFSVTEIEDYFQKFFEDKKVGSEQFVVVKENHFLFTLCYIPAFCWIVCSVMRGCSNLHIERPKTMTDIYCHYLIVLLRYHSHQAFFTKDGLALKGLFGLGQIAYNSLLKHETLFYETDFEMFNTLPSDIVNSFLDKTCVPELGYIENVLSFTHFTIQEFFAAFYYVYVEKPSDDIMDLDVQKRLNIATGYLDLFLRFVSGLLSLRNQTLLQKHLTLQANEKYEMYTSWLIKSIIENCENGGYILNLLHCLFEQQNTDLASRIMPSVLRLNISDNVFSPIDYDVLAYFLDLVHMEIAELDLTATHVTAHYLEKLQPYLYRCKNLWLGENNLDLKAMKIICDVLMSPDCKMTLLGLGWTQIEDEEFLELYKCLPHNHSLTGLWLEGNNISMKAIEQFSDISSVNSNLEHVVFFY
- the LOC140326759 gene encoding NACHT, LRR and PYD domains-containing protein 3-like isoform X1: MGEKVLDCAEDSVLLSWHRTREPSLLFLQTYRVQLVEELEEYIDLILDQARQKNLLTKDDFEEVTYAAGPRKQVRRLLDLIDCLGEDNASVFCEIFVQIKNSKRCIVSENQYSKSIQKHRDVLLRRSDCIKTYNCRLGEKLTFSEYFVNLLLVNGHYSLEIKKNELLTFGQQRIDLQNKKENKLNLSHLFEKLSDRRLPRKILVSGVAGIGKTVFVQKLVFDFSNGASYQNFDFVLNFTFKDLNLINKPITLREIILKKHGHLSHLLDNIFRNSDKLLVILDGLDEFKFSNQLELDKYVFDPDEQAELPWIVGSLIKGELLPDASILLTSRPTVINHIPVDCIDRFVIITGFSVTEIEDYFQKFFEDKKVGSEQFVVVKENHFLFTLCYIPAFCWIVCSVMRGCSNLHIERPKTMTDIYCHYLIVLLRYHSHQAFFTKDGLALKGLFGLGQIAYNSLLKHETLFYETDFEMFNTLPSDIVNSFLDKTCVPELGYIENVLSFTHFTIQEFFAAFYYVYVEKPSDDIMDLDVQKRLNIATGYLDLFLRFVSGLLSLRNQTLLQKHLTLQANEKYEMYTSWLIKSIIENCENGGYILNLLHCLFEQQNTDLASRIMPSVLRLNISDNVFSPIDYDVLAYFLDLVHMEIAELDLTATHVTAHYLEKLQPYLYRCKNLWLGENNLDLKAMKIICDVLMSPDCKMTLLGLGWTQIEDEEFLELYKCLPHNHSLTGLWLEGNNISMKAIEQFSDISSVNSNLEHVVLLGNNLQSEDILALKAKSLKSIIVAHIDETYGQVFWEGWWDWIFQRCKMCNDEKIVSFLTKVHRGLSLCNGKDTEWMRHWYTQVDCLLHERIRRCAIKNISKKMEALRLMFQEQATKL